The window AAATAGGTTGATCAAGGCAAAGCCTAACCAACCTAGCACTTGAAGTATCCAATATAGTCTTGTCTTGTTCATGTTCAACATCAAAGATAATGATGCTAAAGTAAGACCTTAAAGCAATTATATCAATGGATACATAGCCTGTTTGATAGCTAAATCATTATTTTAGGATAATTCTTCTTTTAAGAATTTTGCAGTGTAGCTACTTTTGTGTTTGGCAACTTGTTCTGGAGTTCCTTGGGTGACTATTTCTCCGCCTTTTTGACCACCTTCAGGTCCTAAGTCAATGATATGATCCGCAACTTTGATTATGTCCATGTTGTGCTCAATGACGAGTACAGAATTCCCTTTATCCACCAATTTATTTAAAACCTCGAGTAAGTGCTCAATATCTTGAAAATGTAGTCCAGTAGTAGGTTCATCAAGAATATAGAAAGTTTTTCCTGTATCTTTTTTAGAAAGCTCAGTGGCTAGCTTCACCCTTTGAGCTTCCCCTCCAGAGAGCGTGGTTGCATGTTGGCCAAGGGTGATATATCCAAGTCCTACTTCATTAAGTGTCTGAATTTTTCTAAGAATTTTAGGCTGAAACTCGAAGAATTCCACTGCTTGCTCCACAGTCATGTCCAAAACATCAGAGATAGACTTTCCTTTAAATCGTACTTCTAATGTTTCTCTATTGTAGCGTTTCCCTTTGCATGTTTCGCAAGGAATATGTACATCTGGTAAGAAGTCCATTTCGATAAGCTTCATGCCGGCGCCTTCACAATCTTCACATCTTCCACCCTTGACATTAAAGCTAAATCTACCAGGCTTATAGCCTCTGATTTTTGATTCTGGTAACTCAGTAAATAAAGCTCTGATATCGGTAAATACTCCTGTGTAGGTTGCTGGGTTTGATCTAGGAGTTCTACCTATTGGTGACTGGTCTACTTCTATGACTTTATCTAGCAAGTCAAGCCCAATTATTTCTTTATGTTCTAAAGGCTCTTTTTTGGAGTTGTAGAAATGTCGATTTAGTAATGGAAATAAGGTTTCGTGAATCAAAGAACTCTTGCCAGATCCAGAGACACCAGTTACGCAAATCATGCTGCCCAGTGGGAGTTTGAGATCCACGTTTTTTAAGTTATTTCCTTTGGCACCTTTTAATGTTAAAAACTCACCATTTCCTTTTCTTCTTTTCTCAGGCGTTTTGATTTTTAGCTCTCCGGAAAGATATTTTGCAGTGATACTTTTTTGCTTCAAAAATTCTGTGGGAGTTCCTGATGCTACTACTTGACCACCATGACGACCAGCACCTGGACCTATATCTACTACAAAATCTGCATCCAACATCATGTCTTTGTCATGTTCCACCACAATGACTGAATTCCCCAAATCTCTCAAATCTTGAAGAGCTTTGATCAGTTTGACATTATCTCTTTGGTGGAGGCCAATACTTGGTTCGTCCAAAATATAGAGTACTCCTACCAGCTGCGTACCGATTTGAGTGGCTAATCTAATTCGCTGTGCTTCTCCACCTGAAAGTGTTCGCAAAGGACGATTTAAAGAAAGGTAATCCAAGCCGATGTCCAAAAGAAAGCCTATTCGCTTTCTGATTTCTTTGAGTACTTCTTTGCCTATAAGATTTTGTCTTTCTGTCATTCTAGACTCAATATCCTCAAACCAATTGCCAAGTGTAGTGATATCCATCACAGCGAGCTCACCTATGTGCTTTTCGGCAATTTTGAAGTGTAGCGCTTCTTTTTTGAGCCTATATCCTTCACATTCAGGACAGACTTTGGTAGTAGTAAATTCACTTACCCATTGCTGAAGCTTATCAGAGCTCCCTTCTTGCTGTTTGGTTAAGAAATTGACAATTCCTTCAAAAGTTGTCGTCCAGGTAGTGCCAGGATACTTGACAGAACTCACTTCGACCTCCATCTTATCCCCATAAAGCAAAATATCTACAACCTCTTCAGGTAACTTTCCTATAGGAGTAGTGATGCTGCATTTATATTGTTTCAGTATAGCCTCTATTTTTTTGAAAATCCAAATATCTCGAAATTCTCCCAAAGGAGCTATCCCTCCTCTACTGATGCTGAGCTTTGGGTCTGGAATGATATTTTCCTTGGTAATTTCTTCAATGATTCCTAGCCCATTACATGAAGGGCAAGCCCCATAGGGACTGTTAAAAGAAAAAGTATTGGGTGCAGGTTCATCGTAAGAAAGCCCTGTTGTCGGGTCCATCAAGTATTTTGAGAAATGGTGGATATGTCCCTCCTCGTCTCTTAACATGATGATTCCTTTTCCATGCTGAAGTGCAGTTTTCAAAGACTGGGTAATTCTAAATCTATCTTCCTCTTCTGCGATAATTCGATCAACGACGATTTCGATATCATGAATTTTGTAACGATCAACCTGCATTTTTGGGATCACATCCATCACCACACCGTCCACGCGTACTTTTGAGAATCCCATTTTTCGGATTTGCTCAAAAAGTTCTCGATAATGTCCTTTTCTACCCTTTACGACGGGTGCAAGGATATATAATTTTTTTCCTCCAAAACTTTCAAAAAGTTGCTCGACAATCTGATCCTCAGTTTGACGAATCATTTTTTTACCTGACAAATAAGAATAAGCTTCACCCGCTCTTGCATAAAGCAAGCGCATAAAATCGTAAATTTCAGTTACAGTACCTACTGTTGATCTTGGGTTTTTGGAAGTGGTTTTTTGTTCGATTGAGATTACCGGAGAAAGTCCATTGATTTTATCCACATCTGGTCTTTCCATTCCTCCTAAAAATGAACGTGCGTAAGCGGAAAAACTTTCCATATATCGTCTTTGACCTTCAGCATAAATGGTGTCAAAGGCTAAGGAACTCTTTCCACTTCCACTTAGGCCTGTGATCACGACAAGCTTATTACGTGGAATATCAATATCTATGTTTTTGAGATTGTGCTCGCGGGCACCATAAATCTCAATGTATTCTTGTTTTTCGGTGATTGGTTCTGTCATGGAGGGCTAAACCTTTATTTATCAAGCTTGCAAAAATAGGGATTTAAATCGGTGCTTCCCAAGTGGATTACAGATTCATAAACCAGATTCAGCCTATTTGGTTTGGCAGATTTGGTAGAACTTCATATTTTAACTTTACTTTGATGCAGCGGAAGTTTCATTTGCACTTTTTATCATGGCTTCTCTGTCTTCGCCAGTTACTGTGGATTTTATGCCAGAAAAAATCAGCTGCCACCAATAATTAAAATCTGATTTATGTTGAATTCGCTTGGCATAGACAGTTCCTTTTTGGAGGTCGCCATTTTTCCTAGGGTTTTGAGATTTGATGATCATTTTACTCGCAATAAAGGAACCAATTCTTCTTAACAAGTTCTTATCCTTTACAAAGTCATCGTTTAGTAGCTCGATTTCCAAATTGTCATATCTAACAATGACTTCACCTTCACCTTCTAGGTCGTTTGCAAAAATGTTAAAGTCCAGACGGTTTATGACTCCTGATTTGATTCGAACTTTTGCTTCTGGCTCTACCATCGTATTGATTTCTTGGAGATTGATTCTTCCCAAACTGCCTCGAATATTAAAATTTCCCAAGGAGTCATCTAAAATATAATTGATCTCTATGTTGACTTTTCCTTTGCCCATCAACATAGCTTCAGCATTTATTTTGAGATTATTTTCTTCTTGGTGTTCATCATTTTTATGATTGCTGATACTTCCAATGCTGGCATTTAGGTCAGAAAAAAAGATAGTTCCTGATCGTGGTGCAGCATTATCGGGACGTTCTTCAATAAGTATGTGGGCATTTTTCAGTTGGGTGTTTTTGATATGAATGCTGGTGTTGACATTTTCAAAGATTTCGTGAACCATTGCTGGTCGCTTTTCAAAATTTTCAGGGACTCTTTTATTTGTGAAAGATTCCAATTCAATATTGCTGGCAATCAATGAATCTATTTCGAAAATGCCTTCTCTCAAGTATGAATCAAAATCCATCCCTTTTACTTCGAGTTTCCCATTTTTGAGTTGAATCCAGCCTTTTCTTTTTTCGAAAGAAGTGGTGTAGGCATATTTATCGAGTTTGTTCAACAAATTGAAATTCTCGATATGCATTGTTTTATCTTTGGTATCGAAAACTAGATTTTTCAGCGAAGCAACTTGTCTAAAATCGTCAAAATGAAGATTAATGTCATCAATTTCACCATGTACAAGTGCGACATCAAAAAGCGAAGCTGGATTTAAAATGTCTTCTTTACTCAAAGCAAAATCGTGAGCTGTAACTGAAAGATTATTAATATCAAGGCGAGTAGAGTCGTTCCGGCTGTCTCGATTTTCAAGATTGAAGTTTTTCAACGATATACATTTTGCTCCAATGATATCATAATCCTTGTTTAGCTTTTTCTTCTTGTTTTCAGATTTTTCTAAGTTCAGGGAATCTATTGGAGGAGTTAAGGTCAATACCTCCAAGTTTTCAAGGCTTGCTGAGTCTATTTTGATAGAATTGTCCAATAAAAAACTTGCCCATCTGAAGCCTGTGATTTTTGCTTCTTTCAGATGAAGATTTACTTTGACCTGA is drawn from Belliella baltica DSM 15883 and contains these coding sequences:
- the uvrA gene encoding excinuclease ABC subunit UvrA produces the protein MTEPITEKQEYIEIYGAREHNLKNIDIDIPRNKLVVITGLSGSGKSSLAFDTIYAEGQRRYMESFSAYARSFLGGMERPDVDKINGLSPVISIEQKTTSKNPRSTVGTVTEIYDFMRLLYARAGEAYSYLSGKKMIRQTEDQIVEQLFESFGGKKLYILAPVVKGRKGHYRELFEQIRKMGFSKVRVDGVVMDVIPKMQVDRYKIHDIEIVVDRIIAEEEDRFRITQSLKTALQHGKGIIMLRDEEGHIHHFSKYLMDPTTGLSYDEPAPNTFSFNSPYGACPSCNGLGIIEEITKENIIPDPKLSISRGGIAPLGEFRDIWIFKKIEAILKQYKCSITTPIGKLPEEVVDILLYGDKMEVEVSSVKYPGTTWTTTFEGIVNFLTKQQEGSSDKLQQWVSEFTTTKVCPECEGYRLKKEALHFKIAEKHIGELAVMDITTLGNWFEDIESRMTERQNLIGKEVLKEIRKRIGFLLDIGLDYLSLNRPLRTLSGGEAQRIRLATQIGTQLVGVLYILDEPSIGLHQRDNVKLIKALQDLRDLGNSVIVVEHDKDMMLDADFVVDIGPGAGRHGGQVVASGTPTEFLKQKSITAKYLSGELKIKTPEKRRKGNGEFLTLKGAKGNNLKNVDLKLPLGSMICVTGVSGSGKSSLIHETLFPLLNRHFYNSKKEPLEHKEIIGLDLLDKVIEVDQSPIGRTPRSNPATYTGVFTDIRALFTELPESKIRGYKPGRFSFNVKGGRCEDCEGAGMKLIEMDFLPDVHIPCETCKGKRYNRETLEVRFKGKSISDVLDMTVEQAVEFFEFQPKILRKIQTLNEVGLGYITLGQHATTLSGGEAQRVKLATELSKKDTGKTFYILDEPTTGLHFQDIEHLLEVLNKLVDKGNSVLVIEHNMDIIKVADHIIDLGPEGGQKGGEIVTQGTPEQVAKHKSSYTAKFLKEELS